In the Profundibacter amoris genome, ATCGAGGACCAGTGGGAAAGGACGTTGATCGGGGTCATTACCCTTTCCCCTCCAGATACCTTCTCTTGGCCTCTTCCATCCGCCGCATATCCCGCACCGCGTTTTCAATCGCGATTTCGTCGGATTTATCGGCATAGCGGAATTCGCTGTCCGCATAGCGGTTGATTTCCTGTATCACCATTTCCACGGTGATCGGCTGCGTCATCTCGCGGATCATCCCCAGTTTTTCGTCGTAAGGCTTGAACAGGAACAGGTCCGGCTCCTCCATCCATTCGTCCGGCAGTTCGAAATCCATCGCCCGCACCTTGACCGCGTCGGTGATGTTCTTGATCGCGCGGCCTGTGAAACGCGCATCGGCCTCCTGAATGCCCTTCAGATAGGTGCCCAGTTTGGCAATCGTATCCAGATCGCCGATTTCGCTGTGCACCCGTTCGAACACCTTCAGCAGGCCTTCTTCACGGGGTTTGGAATGGCCCTCGAAACTGGCCGCCACGGCCTTTTTGATTTCCTGCGCCGCGAACAGCTCGTGATCGCCCACAGGGATCGAATGGTTCTTGCCCATCAGCAGATGCAGGATGTCGATGTAATCCTCGCGGGTCTGCGGCCCGTCTACCAGAAACCGCGCGCCGGCCCGCTGGCGCAGGGCGTCGTCCACGTTTTCGGGGTAGTTTGAAAACATCCCGAAGGTGCAATTCCCGCGCACCACCGTATTGGCGCCTGCGAAACTCTCCATCAACACGGCGGTAATTTCCAACTGCCCCGCGCTTGATTGCTGATCCCCACGCTTGCCCGCCAGTTGATCAATATCGTCAATCGTGCCAAAGCCGATCACATTCGGGTCCACCACATTGTTGATAAACGCCTTGGCATTCTGCCCCGATTTTCCCTGATAACTGTCGATACTGTCGGTCGAAAGGTTCTGGAACCGGAACGGATAGCCCGCCACCTCGCAATAGCCCGAAATCAGCCCCGCCATCATCTGGATCAGCGTGGTTTTCCCCGTGCCCGGCGCGCCATCGCCCATAAAGGTAAAGATAAACCCGCCCAGTTCGGCAAACGGATTCAGCTTGCGCTCGAAATCATAGGCCATCAGCATTTTTGCCAGTTTCACGGCCTGATATTTGGCAATATGGTTGCCCACCACCTCGTTCGGTTTCTTGAACGTCATGGTCAGCTTGAACCCCTTGGCCGCCCGCGCCGGTGTGAAACCGGCAATCGTCAGATCATCCGCCTCGACCTTGTAAGACGCCCCCGTAAAGGCCCCCAGACGCGGCGCGTTTTGTGCCCGCAGTGCAACCTTTTCCATCACCTGTTCGGCAAAGGCCAGAACCGTGGCAATCAGCTTGGGTTCTTCATCGGCAAAAGTGGCCAGATCCTGATCCAGCTCCCACAACGCGCCGTGCAGTGCCAGCAATGCGTTGTCAGTCAACACCTCGTCGACCTCGCCGATCTCCACTGAAACCTCGCTTGCATGCGGGGCCAACAGGAATGATGCGGCATTGGCAAAGGTATAAAGCGTCGCCAATGCCTCGGCGGCCAGCAATTCAGCAAACTCATTCTTCTTGCCCGCTGCCAGTGACCCTTGCAGATTGTCCTTCTTCAGCGCAACCAGTCCGGTAACTTCGGCAAATCCTTCGCCCACAGCCAGTGCAATCGCCAAGGCGCGGCGCAGGGCCGACATCACATTGGCCTGCACCGGTGATATGATCACATCGCCATCATCCGCCGCCTCAATACGCGCCAGCAACTGCACCCCTTCGGGCCGCGCGGTAGAGCGCGTCACCAAACCCGGTGTCGTCGAGCGAAACCGCCGCCGCGTGCCCAGACCGGCCGACTTTTCCTTCACCTCGACATCGCGCGCCTTGGCGATCCGTGGCGTATGGTCAAAGCCCGTCAACATGGCCGAGGCCGCGTCATAATGCTTGCGGATAGCGTCCTCGGACAACTCCATTTGGTCAGACGGCATATTCATAAACTATTCCTCATCTTTGTTCCTTAAATATCCCCCGCGCGGAGCGCATAGAATCCTTAACGGTAACTCAGCACTCGCCCCTGCGGGCTGACCACAAATTTGCGTATATGGCGAAACCCGCGCGGCTTTTTCTCTTCCAGCACCTGATAGGGTTTTTGCGGCAGGATAATCGCCCGCTCGACCCGCGTTGCCCCCGTATCCGCCCCGTGGCCGGAAAACGGATCCAGCGCAAAAATCTCGCGTTCGACCGAGCCAAACCATCCGGATTTCTCCTCGATCACCCGCTCGCTTTCCAGCTCTTCCATCGTCCAGGCCAGCGCCCAGTCCTGGCCCATGCCTGCGTCGGCCTCTTCCAGCACCTCGCGCAGCGGTCCCGTCTGGCGGGTAAAGGCGGATGAATACATCGGCCCCACATGGAACCGGCGCAGGCGTTTGGGGTGCAGATCATCAAAATCCTCGTCAAAGCCTTTGGCGACTGTCACCAACTTCAGCCCGCCCAGCGATTGCGCCATCAGATGCGCCTGGGCTTCGGGCCAGCGGCGCTGGTCCTTTGGCAAAGCGGTTGAACCGGTATCTTCGACTTCCATCAGATAGATCACCGGCAGGTTCACCTGACTGTCGTAAACCGCCCAATGCACCAGATAACGCCGCCGGCTGTCGCCGTCATTGCCCATCCACAAGGCCTCGGGATCATTCTGGGGCCAGAATAATTCGCCCTTTTGCAACTCCTCGTAATAGAGCCGCTGCGACATCGCGAATTGCAGCTTGGTCGGGATTTCCAGATCGCCCACGATCTTGCGGATCATGTCGTCCTTGATCTCGGATTTGGCGGGCATGTTGCGCAAATGGCGTTCGGCCTGATGGGCGTCATTGGCCATGGTCATCAGTTCCTGCGCCACCGGAAAGCCGCTTTCGACCCGATCAAAATCCAGCACACCGGCCATCGGTCCGCTAATCCGGCCCGTCAGCAGGTATTTGTTGGAAAGCGCACTGAATGTGCGGGAAATCCCCAGAATATAACGCCCGAGGATCGCCACATCCGCCTTGCTTAACTTGCCTTCGGACTCCATCGCGCCCGCCACCCGCGCCATATGCGTGGTGATCGCGTCAAACTTGGCAAAATACCGCCGCGCCGTCAGAGCGTCGTTTAGCTGGGCGTGGTCTTGGGTGAGGTTAGTTTTTGCCATGCCTCTTCCTCCAGAACTGATAGAGTTTCACTGATGGATAGACCGCGAAACAGCCAAAAAAGAGGATCAGATCGACAAGAAGCTCTAGATCAATGCCGAATACACTGCTTCGAATCAATGACGGGCCACCTTTAAGTGCCGCATAGAACATTAACATCACACCGATTATTAATGGGTATCTTTTGACGAGCCCCAAATTCTAAGACCCATACAGGTTCTTGTCATGCTTCTCGACAATCTTCGAGAATCTCCGTGCGAACCGCTCGTCCGCCTTGGCCTTTTGCTCCAGCACCTTGCGGGCAAACACCATGTGGTCCTCGTGCGCTTCCATCATGTCGGCCATCCGCTGATTGGTTGCCGAACCAATCGCCGCCATCGCCGCCTGTGCCTCTTGATCGGTTTCAACGCCGATTTCGTTGATCCGGTGCGCCACATCCTGTTGCTGCGCGGTTTTCAGAGATTTGGTCAGCGCATCATACAGCACCACCCGTTGCTTGGTGTCTGTTTGCAGTTTGTTGATCAAAACCATCTGCGTTGCCGCCTGGTTCTGCAATGAATCAATCCACGTTTTGCCGGTCTCGATATAGCGCTCCAAGGTTTGGGATTTGGCCAGCT is a window encoding:
- a CDS encoding ATP-binding protein codes for the protein MNMPSDQMELSEDAIRKHYDAASAMLTGFDHTPRIAKARDVEVKEKSAGLGTRRRFRSTTPGLVTRSTARPEGVQLLARIEAADDGDVIISPVQANVMSALRRALAIALAVGEGFAEVTGLVALKKDNLQGSLAAGKKNEFAELLAAEALATLYTFANAASFLLAPHASEVSVEIGEVDEVLTDNALLALHGALWELDQDLATFADEEPKLIATVLAFAEQVMEKVALRAQNAPRLGAFTGASYKVEADDLTIAGFTPARAAKGFKLTMTFKKPNEVVGNHIAKYQAVKLAKMLMAYDFERKLNPFAELGGFIFTFMGDGAPGTGKTTLIQMMAGLISGYCEVAGYPFRFQNLSTDSIDSYQGKSGQNAKAFINNVVDPNVIGFGTIDDIDQLAGKRGDQQSSAGQLEITAVLMESFAGANTVVRGNCTFGMFSNYPENVDDALRQRAGARFLVDGPQTREDYIDILHLLMGKNHSIPVGDHELFAAQEIKKAVAASFEGHSKPREEGLLKVFERVHSEIGDLDTIAKLGTYLKGIQEADARFTGRAIKNITDAVKVRAMDFELPDEWMEEPDLFLFKPYDEKLGMIREMTQPITVEMVIQEINRYADSEFRYADKSDEIAIENAVRDMRRMEEAKRRYLEGKG